One window of Bacillus sp. THAF10 genomic DNA carries:
- a CDS encoding NAD kinase: MNDRRKVFFFYKREEEIEQKVKNLIELAEQNNFEVLSDYKEANIIVAVGGDGTFLQAVQKTGFKEDCLYAGINTGHTSSFYCDFHVDDTAKMVEAMRFEQIEVRKYPTIEVTIDGTSTFQCLNECSIRSAIIKTFALDVFIDELHFETFRGDGMIVSTPTGSTAYNKSVQGAVVDPMLPCLQVSELASINNNSYRTLGSPFILAGARKLTLKIIQDGNDYPTIGIDNEALSIRHVERLDIQLTDKKIKTVKLKDNSFWEKVKRTFL; the protein is encoded by the coding sequence ATGAATGATCGTCGTAAAGTTTTTTTCTTTTATAAGCGTGAGGAAGAGATTGAACAAAAAGTGAAAAATCTAATTGAGTTAGCAGAGCAAAATAACTTTGAAGTATTATCTGACTACAAAGAAGCAAACATAATTGTAGCAGTTGGTGGGGATGGGACGTTCCTACAGGCTGTTCAGAAAACAGGCTTCAAAGAAGATTGCTTGTACGCTGGCATCAATACTGGGCATACGTCTAGCTTTTATTGTGATTTCCATGTGGATGATACAGCAAAAATGGTCGAAGCAATGAGATTTGAACAAATTGAAGTAAGAAAATATCCAACGATCGAAGTAACAATTGATGGCACTTCCACCTTTCAATGCTTAAATGAATGCTCTATCCGTTCGGCTATCATTAAGACCTTTGCCCTTGATGTTTTTATAGATGAGTTGCATTTTGAGACTTTCCGAGGCGATGGCATGATTGTCTCCACTCCAACGGGAAGCACTGCCTATAATAAATCTGTTCAAGGAGCAGTGGTAGACCCGATGCTTCCATGCCTTCAAGTGAGCGAGCTAGCATCCATTAACAATAATAGCTATCGTACCCTAGGCTCGCCCTTTATTTTAGCTGGTGCAAGAAAGCTAACACTTAAAATAATACAGGATGGAAATGATTATCCTACCATTGGAATTGATAACGAGGCATTAAGTATCCGTCATGTAGAACGTCTGGACATTCAATTAACGGACAAGAAAATCAAAACCGTTAAATTAAAAGACAATAGTTTTTGGGAAAAAGTCAAAAGGACGTTCCTATGA
- a CDS encoding amidohydrolase gives MGEIWFGGTIYTMQRDGHRIDAVYTEEGIIIETGTVDNLMAAYPNAKKHDLRGNIMYPGFTDSHMHLIGHGEKLLRLDLSTYTSSQSVKKALKTKVKETPEGEWIFGEGWNENNFADRKIFHREELDELTMNHPMILSRVCRHAVLVNSKALELAGITKETENPPGGVIVKDVSGEPTGYLLDQAQELVKKVIPKATENYLYHALKTSIKDCMRLGLVGSHSEDLSYYGSFRKTYGAFENLIERDGCKYRAHLLVHHEVVDDMHEEGHHFKKSTDFITLGAMKIFADGALGGRTALLSRPYNDAPETSGVAIHSKEGLITLVKKARNYGMTVAVHTIGDLAFEYMLDAIEQYPPQKGERDRLIHAQILTRPLIDRAKKLPLILDIQPRFVATDFPWIVERLGEERLAYSYAWKTLLDEGLICAGGSDAPIEPVDPLLGIHAAVTRQTPGDRLQTVYQPEQRLSVYEAVGLFTKGSALAISEEDKQGKIEKGFYADFTVLDKDLFEIPPEEILNTNVMMTVIDGTIMYENTQVTSY, from the coding sequence ATGGGAGAAATTTGGTTTGGTGGAACCATCTACACGATGCAGCGGGATGGACACAGGATTGATGCAGTTTACACGGAGGAAGGAATCATTATAGAAACAGGCACAGTTGATAACCTAATGGCTGCCTATCCAAATGCAAAGAAACATGATTTACGCGGAAATATCATGTATCCTGGCTTTACGGATAGCCATATGCACCTAATAGGTCACGGAGAGAAACTGCTTCGTCTTGATTTATCCACTTACACATCATCACAAAGCGTGAAAAAAGCATTGAAAACGAAAGTAAAAGAAACACCTGAAGGAGAATGGATTTTTGGAGAAGGGTGGAACGAGAACAATTTTGCCGATCGCAAAATTTTTCACCGAGAAGAGCTAGATGAACTCACCATGAACCACCCTATGATTCTCTCAAGGGTGTGTAGACATGCAGTTCTAGTTAATTCAAAAGCCTTGGAATTAGCTGGTATCACTAAAGAAACCGAAAATCCACCAGGTGGAGTAATTGTGAAGGATGTTTCAGGAGAGCCTACAGGATATTTACTAGATCAGGCGCAGGAGCTTGTAAAAAAAGTCATACCAAAGGCAACAGAAAACTACCTTTATCATGCATTAAAAACCTCCATAAAGGACTGCATGAGACTTGGATTAGTTGGAAGCCATAGTGAAGATCTCAGCTACTATGGTAGCTTTCGCAAAACTTATGGGGCGTTTGAAAACCTTATCGAACGAGATGGATGTAAATATCGCGCACATTTACTCGTTCACCATGAAGTGGTTGATGACATGCATGAAGAAGGGCATCATTTTAAAAAAAGCACGGACTTCATCACGCTCGGAGCAATGAAAATTTTTGCTGATGGTGCTCTAGGAGGACGCACTGCGCTATTAAGTCGTCCTTATAACGATGCACCAGAAACGTCAGGTGTAGCCATTCACTCGAAAGAAGGTCTGATCACACTTGTCAAAAAGGCTAGAAATTACGGAATGACTGTTGCTGTTCACACGATTGGTGACCTGGCTTTTGAATACATGCTCGACGCAATTGAACAGTATCCACCCCAAAAAGGAGAGAGAGACAGGCTCATTCATGCTCAAATTCTTACACGGCCATTAATTGATCGGGCGAAAAAGCTGCCTTTGATTCTTGATATACAGCCTAGGTTTGTGGCTACTGACTTTCCTTGGATTGTGGAAAGGTTAGGAGAAGAGCGCCTTGCTTATTCCTACGCTTGGAAAACGTTATTAGATGAGGGGTTAATTTGTGCAGGAGGCTCAGATGCACCAATCGAGCCAGTGGATCCACTGTTAGGAATCCATGCTGCAGTAACTAGGCAAACCCCAGGCGATAGACTGCAAACAGTGTATCAACCAGAGCAACGTCTCTCTGTTTATGAAGCGGTCGGGTTGTTTACAAAAGGGAGTGCATTAGCCATTTCCGAGGAAGACAAGCAAGGGAAAATTGAGAAAGGTTTTTATGCAGACTTTACTGTATTAGATAAAGACCTTTTTGAAATTCCTCCAGAAGAAATTTTAAATACGAATGTCATGATGACCGTTATTGATGGTACGATCATGTACGAGAACACTCAAGTCACTAGTTACTAA
- a CDS encoding acyl-CoA synthetase has protein sequence MKREELLAPQRYNLVEEVEKYAKDSERLALIWESEQGEKKQVTYQQLIKDANKIGNALLSEGLQKGDVVLVMMPRLIESYQVYLGALKAGLAVIPCSEMLREKDLSYRIEHGDVKGIITYYPFVEQANQLEEVRKLVRFSVGGMPEKGWTNLEDAMEKQKDELAFAQTTNEDMAFLSYTSGTTGNPKGVVHTHGWAYAHLRTTAKNWLGIEDKDVVWATASPGWQKWIWSPFLSTLGSGATGFVYHGKFDPNTYLKLLESYEINVLCCTPTEYRLMAKVDNLNAYSLPHLHSAVSAGEPLNREVIETFRKHYRIDVRDGYGQTENTLLLGVLKGMEIKPGSMGKPTPGNRVAIINENAEECEVGEVGDIAVHRETPALFKHYYKDSERTSSQFRGDYYITGDKAKKDEEGYFWFEGRSDDIIISSGYTIGPFEVEDALVKHPLVRECAVVASPDEVRGNVVKAYVVLQEGVEQDEEKLTKLLQEHVKELTAPYKYPRKIEYVTDLPKTTSGKIRRIELRQKELAAK, from the coding sequence ATGAAAAGAGAAGAGTTATTGGCACCGCAAAGATACAATCTAGTTGAAGAAGTAGAAAAGTACGCAAAAGATAGTGAAAGGCTTGCCTTAATATGGGAAAGCGAACAAGGGGAGAAAAAACAAGTAACATATCAACAACTAATAAAAGATGCAAATAAAATTGGAAACGCTTTACTTTCTGAAGGGCTGCAAAAGGGAGATGTAGTTCTTGTCATGATGCCAAGGCTGATTGAATCTTATCAAGTTTACCTAGGTGCCTTAAAAGCAGGTCTTGCGGTTATTCCATGTTCTGAAATGTTAAGGGAAAAAGATCTATCGTATAGAATTGAGCATGGAGACGTAAAAGGAATTATTACTTATTATCCATTTGTTGAACAAGCAAACCAGCTCGAAGAAGTTAGAAAACTTGTACGTTTTAGCGTTGGTGGGATGCCAGAAAAAGGCTGGACAAACCTTGAGGATGCGATGGAAAAACAAAAGGATGAGCTTGCATTTGCTCAAACTACGAATGAGGATATGGCTTTCTTGTCCTATACGTCTGGAACAACGGGAAATCCAAAGGGTGTTGTTCATACACATGGCTGGGCATATGCACATCTGCGCACAACAGCTAAAAACTGGTTAGGAATCGAAGACAAGGATGTAGTATGGGCAACTGCAAGTCCAGGATGGCAAAAATGGATTTGGAGTCCATTCCTATCAACACTTGGTTCAGGAGCAACAGGCTTTGTCTATCACGGGAAATTTGATCCCAACACGTATTTAAAGCTTTTGGAATCATATGAAATAAATGTGCTTTGTTGCACGCCAACAGAATATAGGCTGATGGCAAAAGTGGACAATTTGAATGCTTACAGTCTTCCGCATTTACACAGCGCCGTTTCTGCCGGCGAGCCATTAAATCGTGAAGTAATTGAAACCTTCAGAAAGCATTATCGAATAGACGTACGGGATGGTTATGGGCAAACAGAGAATACTCTCTTACTTGGTGTATTAAAAGGAATGGAGATTAAACCAGGATCCATGGGAAAACCAACCCCTGGAAACAGAGTGGCAATTATAAACGAAAACGCCGAAGAATGTGAAGTGGGAGAAGTAGGAGATATTGCTGTTCATAGAGAAACACCTGCATTATTTAAGCATTATTATAAAGATTCTGAACGTACCTCAAGCCAATTCAGGGGTGACTATTATATTACCGGAGATAAAGCCAAAAAAGACGAAGAAGGATATTTTTGGTTTGAAGGACGAAGTGATGATATAATCATCAGCTCCGGCTACACAATCGGACCTTTTGAAGTGGAGGACGCTCTGGTCAAACATCCGCTTGTCCGTGAATGCGCCGTGGTTGCAAGCCCAGATGAGGTTAGAGGAAACGTGGTTAAAGCATATGTTGTCCTGCAAGAAGGTGTGGAACAGGATGAAGAGAAACTCACTAAACTTTTGCAGGAGCATGTGAAGGAGCTGACAGCGCCTTACAAATATCCTCGAAAAATAGAGTATGTGACGGACTTACCGAAAACTACGTCAGGAAAAATCCGCAGAATAGAGCTTCGACAAAAGGAGCTTGCTGCAAAATAA
- a CDS encoding alpha/beta-type small acid-soluble spore protein, whose product MAYNSSNQLVVPGVQQALDQMKYEIASEFGVQLGPDATARANGSVGGEITKRLVQMAEQSFGGK is encoded by the coding sequence ATGGCATACAACTCATCAAACCAACTAGTTGTACCAGGTGTACAACAAGCTCTTGACCAAATGAAATACGAAATCGCTTCTGAATTCGGAGTTCAACTTGGTCCTGATGCAACAGCTCGCGCTAACGGTTCCGTTGGTGGAGAAATCACTAAGCGTTTAGTTCAAATGGCTGAGCAAAGCTTTGGTGGCAAATAA
- the thiI gene encoding tRNA uracil 4-sulfurtransferase ThiI, producing the protein MNYDHILIRFGELSTKGRNRKLFIQKLSQNILEKIKEFPKAKIEKSRDRMFIILNGEPHEPIIDRLQYIFGIHSFSLAVKTKTDIEDLKKGALFALNALPYQNKTFKVTAKRSYKGFELDTNELNYAIGSHLLRNTEGLTVNVKEPDINVRVEVREEASYITCKDIKGSGGLPVGTSGTGLLMLSGGIDSPVAGYLSMKRGIRLEVVHFFSPPYTSDRAKQKVIDLTKKLTDYGHSINLHIVPFTDIQVAIQKQVPENYTMTSTRRFMLKVADKIREKENALAIITGESLGQVASQTLESMLAINEVTSTPIIRPLITMDKLEIMDIAKTIDTMEISNRPYEDCCTIFTPASPKTKPKKEKINFYESFLDGEKMVEDAVERTEKLLITGKETTEDKRIEDLF; encoded by the coding sequence ATGAATTATGATCATATATTAATACGCTTTGGAGAACTATCTACAAAAGGTAGAAACAGAAAGCTTTTTATCCAAAAGCTCAGTCAAAACATTTTAGAAAAAATAAAAGAATTCCCAAAGGCCAAGATTGAGAAAAGCAGAGACAGAATGTTTATTATATTAAACGGAGAGCCTCATGAGCCAATCATAGATAGACTCCAATATATTTTCGGCATTCATTCTTTTAGCTTAGCGGTAAAAACCAAAACAGATATCGAAGACTTAAAAAAAGGAGCACTCTTTGCCTTAAACGCTCTTCCTTATCAAAATAAAACTTTTAAAGTAACGGCAAAACGCTCCTACAAAGGCTTTGAACTCGATACAAACGAACTCAACTATGCCATCGGCTCGCACCTTTTACGAAACACAGAAGGATTAACTGTGAACGTGAAAGAGCCTGATATTAATGTAAGAGTGGAAGTGCGCGAAGAAGCCTCTTATATTACGTGTAAAGACATAAAGGGATCTGGTGGGCTTCCTGTGGGAACAAGTGGAACAGGCCTGTTAATGCTTTCAGGAGGAATTGACAGCCCAGTAGCAGGCTACCTATCCATGAAAAGAGGAATAAGGTTAGAGGTAGTTCATTTCTTTAGTCCACCTTATACAAGTGATCGTGCGAAGCAAAAAGTGATTGATTTAACGAAAAAATTAACGGATTATGGACATTCCATTAATCTTCATATCGTCCCATTTACCGATATTCAAGTGGCCATTCAAAAGCAGGTGCCAGAAAATTACACGATGACCTCTACAAGACGGTTTATGCTTAAGGTAGCTGATAAAATACGTGAAAAAGAAAATGCGTTAGCAATCATTACTGGCGAGAGCCTTGGTCAAGTTGCAAGCCAAACGCTAGAAAGCATGTTAGCCATCAATGAGGTAACATCAACACCAATCATCCGCCCTTTAATAACAATGGATAAACTTGAAATTATGGATATAGCTAAAACCATTGATACAATGGAAATTTCAAACAGACCATATGAGGATTGCTGTACCATCTTCACACCAGCCTCACCGAAAACAAAACCAAAAAAGGAAAAGATCAATTTTTATGAAAGCTTCTTAGATGGAGAAAAAATGGTGGAAGATGCCGTCGAACGCACAGAGAAGCTGTTAATTACCGGAAAAGAAACGACAGAAGACAAAAGAATAGAGGATCTCTTTTAA
- a CDS encoding cysteine desulfurase family protein: protein MIYLDNSATTKPYQEVLDSFLTVSTDFFANPSSLHSLGGKAEKLLHRSRENIASLLGVDDKEVIFTSGGTESNNLAIKGTAMAKKHLGKHLITTSIEHPSVHFAFQSLEKDGFQVTYLPVDTSGKVTPQQVEAAITTETILVSVMHVNNETGVIQPIESIAEHVAKYPRVTLHVDYVQGIGKVPLSLTNIDLCTMSAHKFHGLKGTGMLIAKAGTKLTPLQHGGEQEWELRSGTENVAGIVAMTKALRMTLEASGKSQSHMEALKNFCISELLNIPAVHVNTPVHHSAPHIVNFSIPGLKSEVLVHTLGNKNIFVSTTSACSSKRKTPSRTLTAMGTTQAIADSSIRISMNAETTKDEIEEFLKELKNAIYTIKEVMR, encoded by the coding sequence ATGATTTATTTAGATAACAGCGCAACAACGAAACCATATCAGGAAGTTTTGGATTCATTTCTAACTGTTTCAACGGATTTTTTTGCTAATCCTTCCTCTCTTCATTCTCTTGGTGGGAAAGCGGAAAAGCTACTGCACCGCTCGAGAGAAAACATTGCATCCTTACTCGGGGTTGATGATAAGGAAGTAATTTTCACTTCTGGAGGAACAGAAAGCAATAATCTTGCCATAAAAGGAACGGCCATGGCCAAGAAACACTTAGGAAAGCATCTGATTACAACATCCATTGAACATCCTTCTGTACATTTTGCCTTTCAATCACTTGAAAAAGATGGCTTTCAAGTAACCTATCTACCTGTTGATACGTCTGGAAAGGTAACTCCTCAACAGGTAGAAGCAGCTATTACAACAGAAACGATTCTGGTTTCCGTAATGCATGTTAACAACGAGACGGGAGTAATTCAGCCCATTGAAAGCATTGCAGAGCATGTAGCCAAGTATCCTCGTGTTACACTGCATGTTGATTATGTTCAAGGCATAGGAAAGGTACCATTAAGTCTAACTAATATTGATTTATGTACAATGTCAGCACATAAATTTCATGGCCTAAAAGGAACAGGTATGTTAATTGCAAAGGCAGGAACAAAACTTACTCCACTGCAACATGGTGGTGAACAAGAGTGGGAGTTAAGGTCAGGGACGGAGAATGTAGCAGGTATCGTAGCGATGACAAAAGCACTGCGGATGACATTAGAAGCTAGCGGTAAAAGTCAATCTCATATGGAAGCGTTAAAAAATTTTTGCATATCAGAATTACTAAACATACCCGCTGTACATGTCAATACACCAGTCCATCATTCTGCTCCACATATCGTGAACTTCTCTATTCCTGGATTAAAATCGGAAGTCCTTGTCCATACATTAGGAAACAAAAACATTTTTGTTTCGACAACTTCTGCTTGTTCCTCAAAAAGGAAAACTCCAAGTCGAACTTTGACTGCGATGGGGACAACGCAGGCGATTGCAGATAGCTCTATTCGTATAAGTATGAATGCTGAGACAACAAAGGACGAAATAGAAGAATTTTTAAAAGAACTAAAAAATGCAATATACACCATAAAAGAAGTAATGAGGTAG
- the brnQ gene encoding branched-chain amino acid transport system II carrier protein produces the protein MQTKVYKNKDILVLGLMLFALFLGAGNMIFPPLLGQASGDNVGVAVLGFLITGVGLPLLGVMAIAYTGGDLQSLANRVHPIFGIVFTIVMYLAIGPFFGIPRTGTVAFEIGATPFLPESMNSGGIALFIFTIIFFIITFYLSLNPTKLVDRIGKILTPILLSVIGLLVIKSIITPMGGIGAPTEDYTSSPFFKGFLEGYLTMDTIAALVFGIVVISAIKDKGVTDRKVITSLCLKAGFIAAAGLTFVYGGLSYLGATSLKAVGIAENGGQILSGSASYLFGSIGAVILGTAITFACLTTSVGLVSATSTFFSKIMPAVSYRVYVGIFSAFSLLVANVGLDQLISLSLPVLIMIYPLAIVLILLSFIRWKNESYVFGFALLFTGVISFFDGLATAGIDITFIQKVFSVLPFYNEGVGWLVPAIIGMLLGMLIGTLTSKSSEESIA, from the coding sequence ATGCAAACAAAGGTATACAAAAATAAAGATATATTAGTGTTAGGGTTGATGCTTTTTGCTCTGTTCTTAGGAGCAGGAAATATGATATTCCCTCCATTACTAGGACAGGCGTCAGGTGATAATGTTGGTGTTGCGGTATTAGGCTTCCTCATTACAGGAGTCGGATTACCATTGCTTGGGGTGATGGCGATTGCGTATACTGGCGGGGATTTACAATCACTTGCTAATCGCGTTCATCCAATTTTCGGAATAGTTTTTACCATTGTGATGTATTTAGCAATTGGGCCGTTTTTTGGCATTCCCCGAACAGGAACAGTGGCGTTTGAAATTGGGGCGACTCCTTTTCTACCTGAATCTATGAATTCAGGAGGCATTGCCTTGTTTATATTCACTATCATCTTTTTTATCATTACATTTTATCTCTCTTTAAATCCAACGAAACTTGTTGATAGAATTGGGAAGATACTAACTCCGATTTTACTTTCGGTTATTGGTTTACTGGTGATAAAAAGCATCATTACACCAATGGGAGGAATTGGGGCGCCCACTGAGGATTACACAAGCTCCCCATTTTTCAAAGGCTTCTTAGAAGGTTATCTTACAATGGACACCATTGCTGCCTTAGTTTTCGGAATTGTTGTAATTTCAGCAATTAAAGATAAAGGGGTTACAGATAGGAAAGTAATTACGTCCTTATGTTTAAAGGCTGGATTTATTGCAGCAGCCGGGTTGACCTTTGTGTATGGTGGCCTATCCTATTTAGGTGCTACAAGCTTGAAGGCGGTAGGCATTGCTGAAAATGGCGGCCAAATTCTTTCCGGCTCCGCGAGCTACCTATTCGGTAGTATCGGTGCTGTCATTCTTGGAACAGCTATAACATTTGCTTGCTTAACTACTTCAGTGGGATTAGTATCAGCAACAAGTACGTTTTTCTCCAAGATAATGCCGGCAGTTTCCTATAGAGTATATGTAGGGATTTTTAGTGCCTTTAGTTTGCTTGTAGCAAATGTTGGTTTGGATCAGCTTATCTCCCTTTCCTTGCCTGTGTTAATCATGATCTATCCATTAGCGATTGTTTTAATTTTACTATCCTTCATTCGCTGGAAAAATGAATCTTATGTCTTTGGCTTTGCCCTACTTTTTACAGGGGTTATTAGCTTTTTTGACGGCCTAGCAACTGCAGGGATAGATATTACGTTTATACAAAAAGTTTTCTCTGTGCTTCCTTTCTACAATGAAGGAGTCGGTTGGTTAGTTCCTGCCATTATTGGGATGCTTTTAGGTATGCTCATCGGGACATTAACCTCCAAATCTTCTGAAGAAAGCATCGCATAG
- the ezrA gene encoding septation ring formation regulator EzrA codes for MEIIIGIIAIIVLFITFGYFRRKKIYTEVDRLEMWKVSIMNKPVSEELSKVKDLNMTGQTEQLFENWRYQWDDILSTELINIEEYLFDAEDYVDKYRFGKAKQVLQLADTKLQDIEQRINEIYQELDELIGSQAKSVQDNEKLVEKFHGIKKQLLNQRHQYGSTTSLLEKEMEQLQALFADFEEAIANGNYLVARELVAKVENDLSELEMKIELIPSMLIDCQSVIPSQLAEVDSGYKEMLEQGYILDHVNLEKSIESLQDKMKHISSLLLETKVAEAKEGMEQIRREMDQLYDEIEKEVLAKHYVVKELPSVKTILTALTTANEKTKQETYAVQESYQLQEEDLKTQRKIEDSIFTLNDRYEKLSGQLEEQTVAFSILKEELEDICEQINSLQEIHQQYTEILTTLRKDEMTAREQLVSLKKLLLEAKRSIEKSNIPGLPKKVYQDLSLSHDLIRAVTDKLEEKPLNITDVNVLLQEAVSSVEKIHEEAMDILDHAYLAESVIQYGNRYRSKHPSIHESLIEAEQLFRNYEYKSSLEEAATSLEKVEPGVMKKIEKILQKEA; via the coding sequence ATGGAAATTATCATTGGGATTATCGCAATTATCGTACTATTTATCACTTTTGGTTATTTTAGAAGAAAAAAAATCTATACAGAAGTGGATCGCCTAGAAATGTGGAAGGTATCCATCATGAACAAGCCTGTGTCAGAAGAGCTTTCCAAAGTGAAGGATTTAAATATGACGGGCCAGACTGAGCAATTGTTCGAGAATTGGCGCTACCAGTGGGATGATATTCTATCAACAGAACTAATCAATATTGAAGAGTATTTATTTGACGCAGAAGATTATGTAGATAAATACAGATTTGGAAAAGCCAAACAGGTTTTGCAATTGGCAGATACGAAGCTTCAAGATATAGAACAACGAATTAACGAGATTTATCAAGAGTTAGATGAGCTTATTGGCAGCCAAGCGAAAAGTGTCCAAGATAACGAGAAGCTTGTAGAGAAGTTCCATGGTATAAAAAAGCAACTTCTTAACCAAAGACATCAGTACGGAAGCACCACTTCTTTATTAGAAAAAGAGATGGAACAGCTACAAGCACTTTTTGCTGATTTCGAGGAAGCTATTGCCAATGGAAATTATTTAGTTGCTAGAGAGCTAGTTGCTAAGGTCGAAAATGACTTATCAGAGCTTGAGATGAAAATCGAGCTTATTCCATCCATGCTAATAGATTGTCAGTCTGTTATCCCAAGTCAACTAGCAGAAGTGGATTCTGGCTATAAAGAAATGCTAGAACAAGGATACATACTAGATCATGTTAACCTTGAAAAAAGCATCGAGAGCCTTCAAGATAAAATGAAGCATATTTCAAGCCTTCTCCTCGAGACGAAGGTAGCAGAAGCAAAAGAAGGCATGGAACAAATTAGACGTGAGATGGATCAATTGTACGACGAAATTGAGAAAGAAGTACTTGCTAAGCATTATGTGGTAAAAGAACTTCCATCTGTAAAAACAATTCTAACTGCTCTTACTACGGCCAATGAAAAAACAAAGCAAGAAACGTATGCAGTTCAGGAAAGCTATCAGTTGCAGGAAGAGGATTTAAAAACCCAACGAAAAATCGAGGACTCCATCTTCACGCTAAACGACCGCTACGAAAAATTAAGTGGTCAATTGGAAGAACAAACGGTGGCGTTTTCTATCCTAAAAGAAGAGTTAGAGGATATTTGCGAACAAATAAACTCATTGCAGGAAATTCATCAGCAGTACACGGAAATCCTCACCACACTTAGAAAAGATGAAATGACTGCCAGGGAGCAGCTTGTTTCACTTAAAAAACTACTCTTGGAAGCCAAAAGATCTATTGAAAAAAGTAATATTCCTGGCTTGCCGAAAAAAGTTTATCAAGACCTGTCACTATCACATGATTTAATAAGGGCGGTAACAGATAAGCTTGAAGAAAAGCCTTTAAATATTACCGATGTTAATGTTCTCTTGCAAGAAGCGGTTTCGAGTGTCGAAAAGATTCATGAAGAAGCAATGGATATTTTAGATCATGCTTACCTAGCGGAAAGTGTTATTCAATACGGTAACCGCTATCGCAGCAAACATCCTTCTATCCATGAAAGCCTTATTGAAGCAGAGCAGCTTTTCCGAAACTATGAGTATAAATCTTCGTTAGAGGAAGCAGCGACTTCCTTGGAAAAAGTTGAGCCTGGCGTGATGAAGAAAATTGAAAAGATACTACAAAAAGAAGCGTAA
- the hisJ gene encoding histidinol-phosphatase HisJ, with protein sequence MIIDKHVHTPYCPHGSTDSFELYIEQALSLHYSEISFTEHAPLPKNFVDPAPDKDSAMDISNLASYLQELTNLKSYYRNALKINIGLEIDYIEGFEHETKEFLNEYGPYLDDSILSVHFLKNKDSYFCMDFSEEEFDRMIGHFGSLEQIYNTYFATLYKSINSDLGPFKPKRLGHITLVEKFKHRFPHAIGIDHYVIPLLDEIAKKGYELDYNGAGFVKPLCKDSYPPSHIALEAFKRKIPLHYGSDAHSAKGLAQGYNRLEKATLND encoded by the coding sequence GTGATTATCGACAAACATGTCCATACACCTTATTGTCCGCATGGTAGCACAGATTCATTTGAATTGTACATTGAACAGGCTTTAAGCTTACATTACTCGGAAATTTCCTTTACCGAGCATGCGCCCTTGCCAAAAAATTTTGTGGATCCTGCACCTGATAAAGATAGTGCCATGGATATATCCAATTTGGCTTCTTACCTTCAAGAATTAACAAATTTAAAGTCCTACTATCGAAATGCACTGAAAATAAACATTGGACTTGAAATTGATTATATTGAAGGCTTTGAACACGAGACAAAAGAATTTTTAAATGAATATGGACCCTATCTTGATGACAGTATTTTGTCTGTGCATTTTTTAAAAAACAAGGATAGCTATTTTTGTATGGACTTTAGTGAAGAGGAGTTTGATCGGATGATCGGCCATTTCGGCAGTCTCGAGCAGATTTATAACACTTACTTTGCTACTCTTTATAAGTCCATCAACAGTGACCTTGGTCCCTTTAAACCAAAGCGGCTTGGTCATATTACCTTAGTTGAAAAATTCAAGCATCGCTTCCCTCATGCTATTGGGATTGATCATTATGTTATTCCGTTGTTGGATGAAATCGCAAAGAAAGGATACGAATTAGATTACAATGGCGCAGGTTTCGTGAAGCCCTTATGTAAAGATTCCTATCCTCCTAGTCACATTGCTCTTGAAGCATTCAAACGAAAAATCCCTTTGCATTATGGCTCAGATGCCCACAGTGCAAAGGGATTAGCGCAAGGGTATAACAGGTTGGAAAAAGCAACGTTAAACGACTAA